From Weissella confusa, a single genomic window includes:
- a CDS encoding TatD family hydrolase, with protein sequence MAIYDPTKRPADSFDTHTHLNDEAFWHDVAAYWARAREYRVVEMNVVGYDTVGNQRAIEIAHEFEGVHAIVGWQPGESGDFKPEDMATLREQLADPAVVGIGEMGLDYYWEENPTPDVQKAVFKAQLDLAREFHKPVTIHTREATADTYEVLKDANVAEFGGVMHSFTGTAEEAKQFLDLGMYISFSGIATFKNAKDVHETLKSVPLDRLLVETDAPYLAPTPMRGKQNEPMFVRYTIQNIADQLGMTYNELADITTANAHRLWHLDK encoded by the coding sequence ATGGCAATTTATGATCCAACAAAGCGTCCAGCGGATAGCTTTGATACACACACGCACTTGAACGACGAAGCTTTTTGGCATGACGTCGCAGCTTATTGGGCCCGCGCACGTGAATATCGTGTCGTTGAAATGAATGTGGTTGGATATGACACAGTTGGTAATCAACGTGCCATTGAAATCGCCCACGAATTTGAAGGTGTTCACGCCATCGTCGGTTGGCAACCCGGTGAGAGTGGTGACTTTAAGCCAGAAGATATGGCCACGCTACGTGAACAATTAGCTGACCCAGCGGTGGTTGGTATCGGTGAAATGGGCTTGGACTACTACTGGGAAGAGAACCCAACGCCAGACGTCCAAAAAGCGGTGTTTAAGGCGCAATTGGACTTGGCTCGTGAATTCCACAAGCCAGTCACGATTCACACGCGAGAAGCGACGGCTGACACGTATGAAGTGCTAAAGGATGCTAACGTTGCTGAGTTTGGTGGCGTGATGCACTCATTTACTGGAACGGCAGAAGAAGCTAAGCAATTCTTGGATTTGGGTATGTACATTTCATTCTCAGGAATTGCAACCTTCAAGAATGCCAAGGATGTGCACGAGACGTTGAAGTCAGTGCCATTGGACCGTTTGCTAGTTGAGACGGATGCGCCTTATTTGGCACCAACACCAATGCGTGGTAAGCAAAACGAGCCAATGTTCGTCCGCTACACGATTCAAAACATTGCCGACCAACTTGGCATGACGTATAACGAGTTGGCTGATATTACAACGGCGAATGCCCACCGTTTGTGGCACTTGGATAAGTAA